aaataaaGAATCTACTACGGTagtattaaaagaattttgtttatataaaaatgtttctgGTAGACCAATTGCTTTTCCAAACCAATTATAAACTCCCTGTTCTATCATCTTTATTGTTGATTTGGGAATTCTATCTATTCctattaaagaaatataagaaataaatattgaagaGATAACATCCGAAATATTTGTTCCtggttttaaattataattttttatatgatgtggaaaagaaattgaaggcattatatttttgaaaagcTCATCAAATagttcattaattttattattacccATATATGGTTCAAGAAccattaaattttcaatatttttttgttctgGAACAACATCATAATTATTACTTTCTTTAATATgattatcaatatattttgaaactTGATTTacaatagtataaaaataacttttaatgtCATTTGGATCAATTAATTCTTTGTCATTTGGAATATCAAGAGTATTAGCTTGTTTTAATtctaatatcattttatttaattgaactttttttttcttatgtTTTCCTTTCATACAATAAATAAGAATAACAATTATTGTTGATGAAATTATAAGTTCACtaatcaaaagaaaaaaattaaaatatgaaattatatttgtagTAATATCAtctatattttcaatattattttttaatttacctCCTGTAATAAGATGAATCCAATATGGAggattacttttttttggaataaaaatttttttaattccaCTATAATGTAAAGTTAgtgtattttttaatgttttaaataatattaatgctTTCTTAACATGATAATaatcataattatttaattcaaatataagattaattctattaaatttttctatacgAACAATACCAGAACCATTTTTTCTACCATAAATAtgtacaattaaaaaattttgtagtCCTTCTTCTTGACATTGAATATATTTACTtctgtaaataaaaaaaaaatgtatgtttcaatttagtataattaatataaagttCATACTTACTCTTCTTctacaattaaatatattggaGTAAGTGATGTTATactattatttgataaaacattataattGGCAGCTCTACAAAGAGATCCTTCATAAACTTCTCCTTttgtaacattaaaattttcatatattgCATTAGCAATTtctattgaaaaattttttcttgcTAGTAAATACAATGAttctttaacaataatattacaattatatattttgataattgatataaaaaaaagaaacaaaaaaattatctttaatttcataacatataattactatcatttattatatttttctaatccatttaaatttatataataaaaaaaatgataaataattttaataattacattcatttatttaaatctattaaatattcaaaattaatttgaaaaaaaaaagtatatacaCAATTAacgatatataaaaaaaaattatttattttaatgtaatttaaaaaaaaaaagaagctagagataaaaagtttaaccTTGTAAAGagaataaatttatctcCCACTAATGTCttcttgaaaaataaaagattattcATACAAGATAAAATGACCTATTTAAAAGTCTCAATAGTAAGCGATACACAGAACAATGTGATATTTCACAAATATGTTGATTCATTTTCAATAACCATATCATGACATCtttattactaaaattttgtttgatttttatattattcagAATAAGTCTTTTCATTTATGACAAAATTtctgatatatttatatactttcTACCTATTTtagataactttttttttatctttattattattgtgaAACAATGTTAGAAAAATggaattttataaaaaaaaaatattatttatt
This Strongyloides ratti genome assembly S_ratti_ED321, chromosome : 2 DNA region includes the following protein-coding sequences:
- a CDS encoding FI02861p → MKLKIIFLFLFFISIIKIYNCNIIVKESLYLLARKNFSIEIANAIYENFNVTKGEVYEGSLCRAANYNVLSNNSITSLTPIYLIVEEESKYIQCQEEGLQNFLIVHIYGRKNGSGIVRIEKFNRINLIFELNNYDYYHVKKALILFKTLKNTLTLHYSGIKKIFIPKKSNPPYWIHLITGGKLKNNIENIDDITTNIISYFNFFLLISELIISSTIIVILIYCMKGKHKKKKVQLNKMILELKQANTLDIPNDKELIDPNDIKSYFYTIVNQVSKYIDNHIKESNNYDVVPEQKNIENLMVLEPYMGNNKINELFDELFKNIMPSISFPHHIKNYNLKPGTNISDVISSIFISYISLIGIDRIPKSTIKMIEQGVYNWFGKAIGLPETFLYKQNSFNTTVVDSLFQNDDGGGLILSNNILANLQVIYGARKMKIMKILKNYEKKDNFDNYLDIQKKLIVYMNEDQLGNYEKLCNSIFIICKGIPFSDKIELCQACLTKQIEEDISDGYIPFLIISSFASTTLCSYDDLNEISYVCEKFDIWLHVDATYGGFSLINSKIRKKALGIEKCNSLLICPDKFMICSPEISILFSRNFQFIFENFNIKELQNPEDKWLINTEDVKKFLSLKLWFVFKIYGIEKLRERITKLIQDTNKLKELIKNDNRLELYDFLSLGIVSFKVSGDSQTKSSIKTSQLIKFINEKRQIYVSEYDVNKNIKLIQLSVIHITKTSNIITNHWGEIQDIIDEFFNTQLEIPSISSSQHFEKENIISEDFSQQ